CTTTGCAGTGAATAAGCATCCAGAGAGAACCACGGGGAGGTTGTCAAACTTTCTCTCCACAAGGACCACAAAGGTCGGACCACACAGGTCGGACCACACAGGTCGGACCACACAGGTCGGACCACACAGGTCGGACCACACAGGTACCCGCTGTCGCATATAGCGACGGCTAAACTTAtagcaaataattaaaaattatcggcATAAGTGATTTAGACTGACAAAAACGGCCGATCacaacacgtctgaatacactATATTCCTTGTGATAAATCGACCGTCGTCGCCACCGTACATACCAACTTTTATTGATTCCGAGTCCCGCACTCGTGAGAACGCAACGTACAGTTGTCCGTGCGTAAACACCGGGGACGGCAGAAACAAACCAACTCTGTCGAAAGTTTGACCCTGAGACTTGTTGATCGTCATCGCAAACGAAAGTCTCACCGGGAACTGAACCCGACGCATGGTGAAGGGCAGGTCGTCGTCTCCGCTGGACGACAGCGGTATCCTGGGGATGACGATGTCGTTCTGCCCTTCCCCCGCGTCCGCCAACAACCTCGCTTTGAAGTTGTTGCGCCTCAGTTCCGTAACCACTAACCTTGTTCCGTTGCACAGTCTGATTTTCGGATCGAGGTTCCGCAGCAGCATGACCACGGAACCGACCACCAGCGTCAGCCTGTATGGAGGAAGTCCGTCGGGCTCCAGCGAGTTCAAAAACTCGGTCGGGTAGTTGGCAATCTCGTCCACGTCGTCCGCCACCACCGTGTCTATGGCGGTGTAGGTTCTCGCGGCACCCGTGACGCGTTGCAGCACCGTGCGATTGACCTGTCTACAATCCTCGTTCCGGGGACAGAGAATAATTTTCCGAGCAAAGTCGTCGACGTTAGCCAACGACATTTGCTGCGGGTAaacaaaatcaatcaaattaGCTATGTCACATACCATATTCCTGGGGATTTCGACGGTGTTCACATTTCCGTCGACCGCGGGCAGCTGGCCGTTGTCGAGTTGAAGCAACCAGGCGGCAAAGTCCGCGTCGTTGTTGGC
This sequence is a window from Acyrthosiphon pisum isolate AL4f unplaced genomic scaffold, pea_aphid_22Mar2018_4r6ur Scaffold_12891;HRSCAF=13524, whole genome shotgun sequence. Protein-coding genes within it:
- the LOC115034572 gene encoding uncharacterized protein LOC115034572, which translates into the protein MSPGLQLTVVDRLLKDIMQSELPFGGKTVLFAGDFRQILPVVRRGTRAAIVAASIRHHHLWDVFERFSLTQNMRANNDADFAAWLLQLDNGQLPAVDGNVNTVEIPRNMVCDIANLIDFVYPQQMSLANVDDFARKIILCPRNEDCRQVNRTVLQRVTGAARTYTAIDTVVADDVDEIANYPTEFLNSLEPDGLPPYRLTLVVGSVVMLLRNLDPKIRLCNGTRLLKNGEQLCLVWKH